In the Prochlorococcus sp. MIT 1307 genome, one interval contains:
- a CDS encoding high light inducible protein, translating into MALSSPALAERVNGWLAMIAFDVVVISYVLTGQIIPGVF; encoded by the coding sequence ATGGCTCTTTCTTCACCAGCACTTGCTGAACGTGTTAATGGTTGGCTAGCCATGATCGCTTTTGATGTAGTTGTTATTAGTTATGTACTAACTGGACAAATTATTCCTGGTGTTTTCTAA
- a CDS encoding uracil-DNA glycosylase codes for MSLRINNSGFIIYFQISVHGCVLEAESLVSQLLCDCCGCNQSSTQVVVSRGNPGARFMLIGEAPGAREDALGEPFVGRSGKVLDQMLINVGINPSKDVFICNAVKCRPPKNRRPSKAELLSSLPWLKQQIKLVDPLVIALAGSTAVEAVLGVKEKITSLRGVWQTWEGRMVMPLFHPSYLLRNPSKVEGAPISLTRGDLLEVKNKLKEFQKAIAMPMLGCNRSWKP; via the coding sequence ATGTCCCTAAGGATCAATAACTCAGGGTTTATTATTTATTTTCAAATTTCTGTTCATGGGTGTGTTTTGGAAGCAGAATCCCTTGTCAGTCAACTTTTGTGTGATTGTTGTGGTTGCAATCAATCCTCAACGCAGGTTGTAGTTAGCCGTGGAAATCCTGGTGCTCGTTTTATGCTTATTGGAGAAGCGCCAGGAGCTAGAGAAGATGCTTTGGGAGAGCCATTTGTAGGGAGATCAGGAAAAGTTTTAGATCAAATGTTGATCAATGTGGGTATCAATCCAAGCAAGGATGTTTTTATCTGTAATGCAGTTAAATGTCGACCACCTAAAAACCGACGACCTTCAAAAGCTGAGCTATTATCCTCTCTACCTTGGTTAAAACAACAAATAAAGCTTGTTGACCCTTTGGTAATTGCCCTGGCAGGATCTACTGCTGTTGAGGCGGTTTTAGGTGTAAAGGAAAAAATCACTTCCTTAAGAGGTGTTTGGCAGACTTGGGAGGGCAGAATGGTTATGCCCCTTTTTCATCCTTCATATCTTTTGAGAAATCCTTCTAAAGTTGAAGGGGCCCCAATTTCACTTACACGTGGAGACCTTTTGGAAGTGAAAAATAAGCTCAAAGAATTTCAAAAAGCTATCGCTATGCCAATGTTGGGTTGTAATAGGAGTTGGAAGCCATGA
- a CDS encoding chlorophyll a/b-binding protein, which yields MPKLLSNQKSSTKTMTENAELQNGRWAMIGFDIALISYIFTGQIIPGVF from the coding sequence ATTCCTAAATTACTTTCAAATCAAAAATCATCAACTAAAACCATGACTGAAAATGCTGAGCTTCAAAATGGCCGTTGGGCAATGATCGGATTCGATATTGCTCTTATTAGTTACATCTTCACTGGTCAAATTATTCCTGGTGTTTTCTAA
- the ispG gene encoding (E)-4-hydroxy-3-methylbut-2-enyl-diphosphate synthase: protein MTAILNNNLATDLANSSKRYDTQIYRRTTRTVMVGDISMGSDHPVRVQSMINEDTLDIEGSTAAIRRLHEIGCEMVRLTVPSLAHAKAVGEIKKRLESTYQPVPLIADVHHNGMKIALEVANHVDKVRINPGLFVFEKADPNRTEFTAEENKAIADRIVERFEPLVNKLKQQDKALRIGVNHGSLAERMLFTYGDTPLGMVESAMEFIRICDSLDFHNIVISMKASRAPVMLAAYRLMADTMDKEGFNYPLHLGVTEAGDGDYGRIKSTVGIATLLSEGIGDTIRVSLTEAPEKEIPVCYSILQAVGLRKTMVEYISCPSCGRTLFNLEEVVKKVRNATSHLTGLDIAVMGCIVNGPGEMADADYGYVGKGPGVIALYRGRDEIRKVPEDEGVDALIDLIKEDGKWVDRN from the coding sequence ATGACTGCCATTCTGAACAATAATTTGGCGACAGATTTAGCTAATTCCTCTAAGCGATATGACACTCAGATATATCGTCGGACTACCCGAACAGTAATGGTTGGAGATATTTCCATGGGTAGTGATCACCCTGTAAGGGTGCAATCAATGATTAATGAAGACACCCTTGATATTGAAGGCTCAACAGCCGCTATTCGGCGGCTACATGAAATTGGTTGCGAGATGGTACGGCTTACGGTTCCAAGTCTGGCTCATGCCAAAGCTGTAGGTGAAATAAAAAAACGCTTAGAAAGTACTTATCAACCAGTTCCTTTGATCGCAGATGTTCATCATAATGGAATGAAAATTGCCTTGGAAGTTGCTAATCATGTAGATAAGGTTCGAATTAATCCAGGCCTTTTTGTTTTTGAAAAAGCCGATCCAAATCGTACAGAATTTACAGCTGAAGAAAACAAGGCAATTGCAGATCGAATTGTTGAAAGATTTGAACCACTTGTTAATAAGTTAAAGCAACAAGATAAGGCTCTTCGAATAGGAGTTAATCATGGCTCTTTAGCAGAGAGGATGTTGTTTACTTACGGTGACACCCCTCTTGGCATGGTTGAATCTGCAATGGAATTTATTCGTATATGTGATTCCCTTGATTTTCATAATATTGTCATTTCTATGAAGGCGTCAAGGGCACCAGTAATGCTTGCTGCGTATAGGTTGATGGCAGATACAATGGATAAAGAAGGTTTCAATTATCCTTTGCATCTTGGAGTAACTGAAGCAGGGGATGGGGACTATGGACGTATTAAAAGCACCGTAGGTATAGCAACACTTTTGTCTGAAGGAATTGGAGATACAATTCGAGTTTCTCTTACAGAAGCACCCGAAAAAGAAATACCCGTTTGCTATTCCATTCTTCAGGCCGTTGGCTTGAGAAAAACCATGGTGGAATATATTAGTTGTCCAAGTTGCGGTCGTACATTATTTAATCTTGAGGAAGTAGTAAAAAAAGTTAGAAATGCGACTTCTCATTTGACAGGTCTGGATATAGCCGTTATGGGTTGTATTGTTAATGGGCCGGGTGAAATGGCTGATGCAGATTATGGATATGTTGGAAAAGGTCCAGGCGTAATCGCACTCTATCGAGGGAGGGACGAAATACGCAAAGTACCTGAAGATGAGGGTGTCGATGCTTTGATTGACTTGATCAAAGAAGATGGAAAATGGGTGGATAGAAATTGA
- a CDS encoding chlorophyll a/b-binding protein — translation MKESAEMQNGRWAMVGILAAIGTYTFTGQIIPGIF, via the coding sequence ATGAAAGAAAGCGCTGAAATGCAAAACGGAAGGTGGGCAATGGTTGGCATCCTTGCTGCTATTGGAACCTACACATTTACTGGCCAAATTATTCCTGGTATTTTTTAA
- the aroB gene encoding 3-dehydroquinate synthase — MKNTCLDILEVTDQSTRRIPVEISRKPYEIIIGKGILHRIGEELNKAGIKKGVKILVVTNSDVAEPYSDLFIKSLKESGYEPTLLIIKAGESQKNPSSISLIHDAAFAAKLERGSLMIAFGGGVVGDMTGFAAATWLRGVSVVQVPTTLLAMVDASIGGKTGVNHKGGKNLIGAFHQPKLVLIDPLTLKTLPVREFRAGMAEVIKYAVIGDTKLFSLLEKHNDLSDLIELDYETLEEIISRSCSSKANIVALDEHESGIRAILNYGHTLGHAIETLCGYGTWLHGEAVSIGMVAIGELAIQLGSWSEDDANRQKALLKKAGLPTTWPKLNIEDVCQSLLGDKKVKEGKICFIIPKKIGVVGIKDDVNISSIKECLSRISHLD; from the coding sequence ATGAAAAACACTTGCTTAGATATCTTGGAGGTTACAGATCAATCCACCCGTCGTATTCCCGTTGAAATCTCTAGGAAACCTTATGAAATCATCATTGGGAAAGGCATACTTCATCGTATTGGTGAAGAACTGAATAAAGCAGGGATAAAAAAAGGAGTAAAAATTCTAGTAGTTACCAATAGCGATGTAGCAGAACCATATAGCGATCTTTTTATAAAGAGCCTTAAGGAAAGTGGATATGAACCAACTCTACTAATTATTAAGGCTGGTGAAAGTCAAAAAAATCCTTCAAGTATCAGCCTTATTCACGATGCGGCATTTGCAGCAAAACTCGAAAGAGGGTCGCTGATGATTGCATTTGGTGGAGGCGTTGTAGGAGATATGACAGGATTTGCAGCAGCAACATGGCTAAGAGGCGTTTCAGTAGTTCAAGTACCCACAACACTTCTAGCCATGGTGGACGCCTCAATAGGCGGAAAAACAGGTGTTAATCACAAAGGAGGAAAAAACCTTATAGGGGCTTTTCATCAACCAAAACTAGTATTAATAGACCCCTTAACATTAAAAACACTTCCTGTGCGAGAGTTTCGCGCAGGAATGGCTGAGGTCATTAAATATGCTGTAATAGGAGATACAAAACTTTTCAGTCTCCTTGAAAAGCATAACGACCTTAGCGATTTAATAGAATTAGATTATGAAACTCTAGAAGAGATTATTAGTCGTTCGTGTTCATCTAAGGCCAATATTGTAGCCTTAGACGAGCATGAAAGTGGTATCAGAGCAATCCTTAATTATGGGCACACATTAGGTCACGCTATTGAAACTCTATGTGGTTATGGAACCTGGCTACATGGAGAGGCAGTTTCGATAGGAATGGTTGCAATTGGAGAGCTTGCAATACAGCTTGGAAGCTGGAGTGAAGATGATGCGAATAGACAAAAAGCTCTACTAAAGAAAGCAGGGCTGCCTACAACTTGGCCCAAATTAAATATAGAAGATGTATGTCAAAGCTTACTAGGAGATAAAAAAGTAAAAGAAGGAAAAATATGCTTTATTATCCCAAAGAAGATTGGCGTGGTAGGAATAAAAGATGATGTTAATATTAGTTCTATCAAGGAATGTTTATCTAGAATTAGCCATCTGGATTAG
- a CDS encoding S41 family peptidase: MSILPGFGFPKNTSTLIKESPKEVIDQVWQIVYRDYLDSSGSFDSGNWLKLRRSILGATYVDSSESHEAIRGMLAVLDDPYTRFLDPKEFNEMRIDTQGRLTGVGIQLSLDKETNNLIVVSPIKGTPAFNAGIKSKDVIVSIDDQSTKGMSIEKAVRLIRGRKGTEVKLGIMRENQLLSFSLLRDKIEINAVDSQLNQTKSGTKIGYIRLKQFNANSVREMRNAINNLENQVALGYVLDLRSNPGGLLEASIEIARLWLDQGTIVSTQTRDGIKDIRRANGKALTSRPVVVLVDNGSASASEILSGAIQDNNRGILVGQKTFGKGLVQSVRALSDGSGLTVTIAKYLTPKGKDIHKNGIKPDIESKMSEKNALKFTKEDIATSRDTQYMVAETELIKMIKKSKANTTFQLETTNLQFALR; encoded by the coding sequence TTGTCCATTCTTCCAGGTTTTGGATTCCCAAAAAATACTTCTACTTTGATAAAAGAAAGTCCGAAAGAGGTTATAGACCAAGTGTGGCAAATTGTATATAGAGACTATTTGGATTCATCTGGGAGTTTCGACTCTGGAAACTGGTTAAAACTCCGTAGATCAATACTTGGAGCAACATATGTTGACTCCTCTGAATCTCATGAAGCTATTAGAGGCATGCTTGCGGTCTTAGATGACCCTTATACACGTTTTCTTGACCCTAAGGAATTCAATGAAATGAGAATTGACACTCAAGGTAGATTAACTGGTGTTGGCATACAGTTGTCTTTAGATAAAGAGACAAATAACTTGATTGTTGTGTCTCCTATAAAAGGAACTCCTGCCTTTAATGCTGGCATTAAGTCTAAGGATGTGATCGTATCAATTGACGATCAATCTACAAAAGGTATGAGTATAGAAAAGGCAGTTAGGTTAATTAGAGGAAGAAAGGGAACAGAAGTAAAACTTGGAATAATGCGAGAGAATCAATTATTAAGTTTTAGTTTGCTTAGAGATAAAATCGAAATTAATGCAGTTGATAGTCAGTTAAACCAGACAAAATCTGGAACTAAGATTGGTTATATTCGCTTAAAACAGTTTAACGCTAATTCTGTACGTGAAATGCGTAATGCTATTAATAATCTAGAAAACCAGGTTGCACTTGGTTATGTTCTTGATTTGAGAAGTAACCCAGGCGGATTACTAGAGGCAAGTATCGAAATTGCAAGATTATGGTTAGATCAGGGGACAATTGTTAGTACACAGACTAGAGATGGAATAAAAGATATAAGACGTGCCAATGGAAAGGCATTGACTAGCCGCCCTGTTGTCGTATTGGTTGATAATGGCTCTGCCAGTGCTAGTGAAATTCTTTCTGGAGCCATACAAGACAACAACAGAGGTATTCTTGTTGGTCAGAAGACATTTGGCAAAGGTCTTGTTCAATCAGTAAGAGCACTTTCTGATGGTTCTGGCTTAACAGTAACTATTGCAAAGTATCTAACTCCAAAAGGTAAAGACATTCATAAGAATGGAATCAAGCCTGATATTGAGTCGAAGATGTCAGAAAAGAATGCTTTGAAATTTACAAAGGAAGATATTGCTACATCTAGGGATACTCAATATATGGTTGCTGAAACTGAACTTATAAAGATGATTAAGAAATCGAAAGCTAATACAACATTCCAATTGGAAACGACCAATCTTCAATTTGCTTTGAGGTAG
- a CDS encoding TIGR04168 family protein gives MAIAGDLHGDWLDDDHELLIQLAPDGVLFVGDLGEADVRLVKAIKNLNIPTALILGNHDRGYDLTGELLRLQLNILGNIHCGWGLRNWQSPKIAVVGARPCSAGGGFYLSPEVVGVFGPITLQESVNRIVLAAEDACEAMPLVILAHSGPTGLGSDADSPCGRDWRLPAVDWGDKDLELAIDQIRKKRIPDLVVFGHMHHSLKRGNKARKTFFEDRWGTIYLNAACVPRRKLDKDGNILHHLSWVQFLNGHLDYVSHRWFRNDTSIASEEILLNRSNRSLV, from the coding sequence ATTGCTATAGCTGGAGATCTTCATGGTGATTGGTTGGATGATGACCATGAGCTTCTAATTCAGCTGGCTCCTGATGGAGTCCTGTTCGTTGGCGATTTAGGAGAGGCTGATGTCAGGCTTGTAAAAGCAATAAAAAACCTGAATATCCCCACCGCTTTGATTCTTGGTAATCATGATCGTGGTTATGACCTCACTGGTGAGTTGTTAAGACTTCAGTTAAACATCCTGGGAAATATTCATTGTGGATGGGGGTTGAGGAACTGGCAATCTCCAAAGATTGCTGTAGTGGGGGCACGTCCATGTAGTGCTGGAGGTGGGTTTTACCTTTCGCCTGAGGTTGTTGGAGTTTTTGGTCCAATTACACTTCAGGAATCTGTTAACCGGATTGTTTTAGCGGCTGAGGATGCCTGTGAGGCGATGCCATTGGTGATCCTTGCTCATTCTGGCCCTACAGGGCTTGGCTCAGATGCAGACAGCCCTTGTGGTAGAGATTGGAGATTGCCTGCGGTTGATTGGGGGGATAAAGATCTTGAGCTCGCTATTGATCAGATAAGGAAAAAGCGAATTCCCGATTTGGTTGTTTTTGGCCATATGCATCATTCATTGAAACGTGGAAATAAAGCTCGAAAAACATTTTTTGAGGATCGTTGGGGAACGATTTATTTAAACGCTGCATGTGTACCTCGAAGAAAGCTGGACAAAGATGGAAATATCTTGCACCATCTTTCTTGGGTTCAATTTCTTAATGGTCATTTGGATTATGTTTCTCATCGATGGTTTAGAAATGACACCTCAATTGCTTCTGAGGAAATACTATTAAACAGATCAAATAGATCGCTTGTATAA
- a CDS encoding VOC family protein has translation MSSIQLSVVIASREPQKLSEFYAFATNGDLRQGITNDHYLIDHQNCLSIQIYRPSDTQAWPKGGRASALCFQRTPSAEPLSSINEWIGSLVLKGAEVVEKPKLQSFGAESWLIDPEGNYFLIYVPKDQ, from the coding sequence ATGTCTTCTATTCAGCTCAGTGTGGTTATTGCTTCTAGGGAGCCTCAAAAGCTTTCTGAATTTTATGCATTTGCAACAAATGGAGACCTTCGCCAAGGGATCACTAATGATCATTATTTGATTGATCACCAGAATTGTTTGAGCATTCAAATCTACCGACCTTCCGATACACAAGCTTGGCCAAAGGGTGGCAGAGCTTCAGCACTTTGCTTTCAGCGGACACCTTCGGCAGAGCCCCTGTCCTCGATTAATGAATGGATAGGAAGCCTTGTTTTAAAGGGGGCTGAGGTTGTTGAAAAACCCAAACTCCAATCATTTGGAGCTGAATCCTGGCTAATAGATCCGGAAGGAAATTATTTTTTGATTTATGTCCCTAAGGATCAATAA
- a CDS encoding class I SAM-dependent methyltransferase — translation MKSYHSWAFSLMDGSSAHCPEWIANKISDAGGSISFHQYMDWALNDPEHGAYSSGHLKLGRKGDFATSPSLGSEFAELLGCQLVDWLEQLQKKNINNLPLSLIEAGPGEGDLVFDLIRVISEISPYIFSKLELLLVDINEGMIEKQKKLLSSISTIPIRWASLDELSENPVIGVILAHEVLDALPVERIIFRDGELFRQGIKLQVVRSKQKLSYVELPLSLNIKESLSEFQDTLSIQIPPEDISNGWCSELHLDLKQWMSKASKSLIFGSMLIIDYALEAGRYYKASRNNGTLMSYRNQSASSEVLNNPGYYDITSHLCIDVLKFFADKSNWNYLGEARQGLALLALGLSERLYSLQKLPNDQLAAALARREALLRLVDPAGLGEFRWMAFQVDNENRYLKGSLTTKFLANPDG, via the coding sequence ATGAAGTCATATCACTCATGGGCATTCTCTCTAATGGATGGCTCATCTGCGCATTGTCCAGAATGGATAGCAAATAAAATCTCTGATGCTGGTGGGAGTATTAGCTTTCATCAATACATGGATTGGGCTTTAAATGACCCTGAACATGGTGCATACTCTTCAGGTCATTTAAAGCTTGGAAGAAAAGGGGACTTCGCTACTTCACCTTCTTTGGGAAGTGAGTTCGCAGAGCTTTTGGGATGCCAACTAGTTGATTGGCTAGAACAATTGCAAAAGAAAAATATTAATAATCTCCCACTGTCATTGATCGAAGCTGGTCCTGGTGAAGGAGACCTTGTCTTTGATTTGATACGTGTAATTAGTGAAATCTCTCCATATATCTTTAGTAAATTAGAGCTTTTGTTGGTTGATATAAATGAAGGTATGATTGAAAAACAAAAGAAACTTCTAAGTTCTATATCAACCATTCCAATAAGATGGGCCTCCTTAGATGAATTGTCGGAAAACCCTGTTATTGGTGTAATATTAGCCCATGAGGTTCTTGATGCACTTCCTGTTGAAAGAATAATTTTTCGTGATGGAGAACTTTTTAGACAAGGTATTAAACTTCAGGTAGTTAGGTCTAAACAAAAACTTTCTTATGTAGAACTTCCACTTTCATTAAATATCAAAGAATCCTTGTCAGAGTTTCAAGATACACTTTCTATTCAAATACCACCAGAAGACATTTCTAATGGTTGGTGTAGTGAGTTACATCTAGATTTGAAGCAATGGATGTCCAAAGCCTCTAAGTCATTAATATTTGGCTCTATGTTGATTATTGACTATGCATTAGAAGCAGGCCGGTATTACAAAGCATCAAGAAATAATGGCACACTTATGAGTTATAGAAATCAATCCGCAAGTTCCGAAGTCCTTAATAATCCTGGATATTATGATATTACTTCACATCTTTGCATTGATGTACTTAAGTTTTTTGCTGATAAAAGCAATTGGAATTACTTGGGAGAGGCAAGACAAGGGTTGGCCCTTTTGGCTTTGGGTCTTTCTGAACGTCTTTATTCTTTACAGAAACTTCCAAATGATCAATTAGCAGCTGCCTTGGCTAGAAGAGAAGCTTTACTTCGTTTAGTTGACCCTGCTGGCTTAGGGGAATTTAGATGGATGGCTTTTCAAGTGGATAATGAAAATAGATATTTAAAAGGAAGTTTAACTACTAAGTTCCTTGCTAATCCAGATGGCTAA
- a CDS encoding TPM domain-containing protein, with protein MGFNHRIRPLLGLLALLVSFILCSPVFSYDNPDLLPEEATPIIDLAKTLNDNQRVELEKSLNDYEEETGWKIRVLSQYDRTPGLAVRKFWDLDERSLLVIADPRGGNLLNFNVGDALYALMPRTFWVELQTRYGNQYYVKDNGEDGAILGAISSVEGCLNKGGCQVVPGLPREQWLFTLTTSILGGFIAGFAAFPRREGDIIAWPWLLLLSPLWAMLFGVFGIAPVISRTTDLLPLVRNSLGFISALITAYLFAQETIGKNLNSNSDI; from the coding sequence ATGGGATTTAATCACAGGATAAGACCCTTGCTTGGTCTTCTTGCTTTATTGGTTTCTTTCATTCTCTGTAGCCCGGTTTTTTCTTATGACAATCCAGACCTTCTTCCTGAAGAAGCAACACCAATAATTGATCTAGCTAAAACACTTAATGACAACCAAAGAGTCGAGCTGGAAAAATCACTGAATGATTACGAGGAAGAAACAGGATGGAAGATCAGAGTTCTCTCCCAATACGACAGGACTCCTGGACTTGCAGTACGTAAATTCTGGGATCTTGATGAGCGCAGTTTGTTAGTGATAGCTGATCCTCGAGGAGGAAACCTTCTCAATTTCAATGTAGGAGATGCTCTATATGCACTTATGCCAAGAACATTCTGGGTAGAACTTCAAACGCGCTATGGGAATCAATACTATGTAAAAGACAACGGAGAGGATGGTGCGATCCTAGGTGCAATTTCTTCAGTAGAGGGTTGTCTTAACAAAGGAGGCTGTCAAGTTGTTCCAGGCTTACCAAGAGAACAATGGTTGTTTACATTAACGACCTCAATATTAGGTGGATTTATAGCAGGTTTTGCGGCTTTTCCTCGCAGGGAGGGAGACATAATTGCATGGCCTTGGTTACTTCTATTATCACCTCTTTGGGCCATGCTTTTTGGGGTATTTGGCATTGCCCCAGTAATTTCAAGAACTACAGATTTACTTCCTCTAGTAAGAAATAGTTTAGGTTTTATAAGTGCACTTATTACTGCATATCTATTTGCCCAAGAAACAATTGGGAAAAATCTAAATTCAAATTCTGATATTTAA
- a CDS encoding 5-(carboxyamino)imidazole ribonucleotide synthase gives MATASLSKNVLMNSVIGVVGGGQLAQMLVEAAKGRNVEVIVQAESHSDPAAKKANSLILAETQDAFGTSQLINACSSVTFENEWVNIEELAKLETEKGCFIPSLAAIDPLINKISQRQLLDALEIPGPEWMQLSSEKLGFSKLPSGWNFPLMAKSGKGGYDGKGTKVINSFDDLNELLQSVDSKDWLIEEWVPYEKELALVASRDLEGRIRAFPLSQTHQFNQVCDWVLAPAEVSHSVQALAYNMVASLLTKLNYVGVIAIEFFYGPKGLLVNEVAPRTHNSAHFSIEACNSSQFDQQVCIAADIPVPDPELIVPGAIMVNLLGLPVEKAPPLNDRLAELKRINGAHLHWYQKNKEIPGRKLGHVTLLLYSDNAQARREEALRGLESIRSIWPLNLTS, from the coding sequence ATGGCTACTGCTTCATTATCAAAGAATGTTCTAATGAATTCTGTAATTGGAGTTGTGGGAGGAGGACAGCTTGCTCAAATGTTGGTTGAAGCGGCGAAAGGACGCAATGTGGAAGTGATTGTTCAAGCAGAATCTCATAGTGACCCTGCTGCGAAAAAAGCTAATAGTCTTATTTTAGCTGAAACTCAAGATGCTTTTGGTACAAGTCAACTTATAAATGCTTGCTCTTCCGTGACCTTTGAGAATGAATGGGTCAATATTGAGGAGTTGGCAAAATTAGAGACAGAAAAAGGCTGTTTTATTCCTTCCCTTGCAGCAATTGATCCTTTAATAAATAAGATTTCACAACGTCAACTTCTAGATGCTCTTGAAATACCAGGACCTGAGTGGATGCAATTGTCTTCGGAGAAACTCGGATTTTCAAAACTACCTAGTGGGTGGAACTTTCCTTTAATGGCTAAATCTGGTAAAGGTGGCTATGACGGAAAGGGTACAAAGGTTATTAATAGTTTTGATGACCTTAATGAGCTCCTGCAATCTGTAGATTCTAAGGATTGGTTGATTGAGGAATGGGTGCCTTATGAGAAGGAGCTAGCTCTGGTTGCAAGCAGAGATTTAGAAGGTCGAATTAGGGCCTTTCCACTTTCTCAAACTCATCAGTTTAACCAAGTATGTGATTGGGTTCTTGCGCCTGCCGAAGTTAGTCATTCTGTTCAGGCGCTGGCTTATAACATGGTTGCATCTTTGTTGACTAAATTGAATTATGTAGGTGTAATCGCTATTGAATTTTTCTATGGACCTAAAGGCTTACTTGTTAATGAAGTTGCCCCACGTACCCATAACTCAGCTCATTTCTCAATAGAAGCATGCAATAGCAGTCAATTTGATCAACAAGTTTGTATAGCAGCTGATATTCCTGTCCCAGACCCAGAACTTATTGTTCCTGGAGCAATTATGGTTAATTTACTTGGCTTGCCTGTAGAGAAGGCTCCCCCACTGAATGACCGACTTGCTGAATTGAAACGAATTAATGGCGCTCATCTTCATTGGTATCAAAAAAACAAAGAAATACCTGGAAGAAAACTTGGACATGTCACTCTTCTTCTTTATTCAGATAATGCTCAAGCAAGGAGGGAGGAGGCGCTTAGAGGATTAGAAAGTATTCGTTCGATTTGGCCTTTGAATCTGACTTCATAG
- the nadA gene encoding quinolinate synthase NadA, whose translation MTAVSAYQTVSPVPQNREAQLKAINLLRKERNAIILAHYYQDAEIQDIADFIGDSLELSRKAANTTADVIVFCGVHFMAETAKILCPQKTVLIPDLDAGCTLADDCPAEEFENFRKQHPDHFVISYINCTASVKAQSDLICTSSNAVDLVKQLPKDRPILFAPDQNLGRWVQKKSKRKLTFWPGRCIVHESFSEEALIKLKLKYPQAEVIAHPECQSNLLELADFIGSTSKLLKHSEISLAKSFIVLTEPGILHQMRLRLPGKTFLEVPGIDGCSCNACPYMRLNTLDKVLTCLETMKPQINMDENLRRKALKPIELMLSMSK comes from the coding sequence ATTACCGCTGTTTCCGCCTACCAGACGGTTTCACCGGTTCCCCAGAACAGGGAAGCTCAACTCAAAGCCATTAATTTGCTGCGCAAAGAAAGGAATGCAATCATCCTTGCTCACTATTACCAAGACGCGGAAATACAAGATATAGCTGACTTCATTGGAGATTCACTGGAGCTATCAAGAAAAGCTGCAAATACAACTGCAGATGTAATAGTTTTTTGTGGCGTACATTTCATGGCAGAAACTGCAAAAATTCTTTGTCCCCAAAAAACAGTTCTAATTCCAGACTTAGATGCAGGATGCACATTGGCAGATGATTGCCCTGCTGAAGAATTTGAGAATTTTCGCAAACAACACCCTGACCACTTTGTAATCAGCTACATAAATTGCACTGCCTCTGTAAAAGCCCAAAGCGATCTAATATGCACAAGTAGTAATGCTGTAGATTTAGTCAAGCAGTTACCGAAGGATCGCCCAATATTATTTGCTCCAGATCAAAATCTTGGGAGATGGGTTCAAAAGAAAAGTAAGCGTAAGCTTACCTTTTGGCCAGGCAGGTGCATTGTTCATGAGTCATTTAGTGAAGAAGCTTTAATCAAATTGAAGCTTAAATATCCACAGGCTGAAGTAATCGCACATCCAGAATGTCAAAGTAATTTGCTAGAGCTAGCTGATTTCATAGGTTCAACTAGCAAATTACTTAAGCATTCTGAAATAAGCTTAGCGAAATCATTTATTGTCCTAACGGAGCCAGGAATACTTCATCAAATGCGCCTAAGACTGCCGGGCAAAACTTTTTTAGAGGTACCAGGGATTGATGGTTGTAGTTGCAATGCATGTCCCTACATGCGTTTAAATACTTTAGATAAAGTCTTAACTTGTCTTGAAACAATGAAGCCCCAAATCAATATGGACGAAAATTTAAGAAGAAAAGCACTTAAACCAATTGAACTTATGCTCAGCATGAGCAAATAA